The Skermanella pratensis genome has a window encoding:
- a CDS encoding putative nucleotidyltransferase substrate binding domain-containing protein: MFEAFSFTITPFDRLTPAERDHVMAVSDIVVWPKGATVLRGEEASGHLHIVLKGLVQELSGTEVLAAYGPGESFDIKALLGSAGTSTFFAREDTVCQLLPQETFLDLTRTNPGFGAWFHQEMIDRLRDLAVRQANREMTSFMMARIRQAYIHPAAYVGADCSARDAVAAMKATRSTSLLVREEPGADGTPARVGILSDRDLRDAVILDGAPVTSPVGPLASYSMISLDIDDFLFNALVVMTKHGIRRVVVTEGEAIAGILEQVDLLGFLANNSHIVAIRVERASDLADLRAASAEIPTLIQALHGNGVKVQFIAEMVTALNRRIFAKLFELLAPPGLLENSCLIVMGSEGRGEQILKTDQDNGLILRDGYTCPDLESITAEFSRSLIEFGYPQCPGGIMVNTPEWTRPLAGYRAAIHGWVYHPDEAAQLNLAIFYDAAPVAGDATLLDQARDYLIETLSANDMFFSHFARPTLSFDTPIGLFSHLKGEQLDIKKGGIFPLVHGVRSLALEKRLQERNTIDRIRALQTLGVFDATLATELTEALLAMLELRLKLRLAAGETGTQTDNFIRPDQLNRLERDLLKDSLSIVKRFKEFITYHFHLKMF, from the coding sequence GTGTTCGAAGCCTTCAGTTTCACGATCACGCCGTTCGACCGCCTGACACCCGCCGAGCGGGACCATGTCATGGCGGTCTCCGATATCGTCGTCTGGCCCAAGGGCGCCACCGTCCTGCGCGGGGAGGAGGCGTCCGGCCACCTGCATATCGTGCTCAAGGGCCTCGTCCAGGAACTGAGCGGGACCGAGGTGCTGGCCGCCTACGGTCCGGGCGAGAGCTTCGACATCAAAGCCTTGCTGGGATCGGCCGGCACCAGCACCTTCTTCGCGCGCGAGGACACCGTCTGCCAGCTCCTGCCGCAAGAGACCTTCCTCGACCTGACCCGGACCAACCCCGGGTTCGGCGCCTGGTTTCACCAGGAGATGATCGACCGGCTGCGCGACCTGGCGGTGCGCCAGGCCAACCGCGAGATGACCTCGTTCATGATGGCCCGCATCCGGCAGGCCTATATCCACCCCGCCGCCTATGTGGGTGCCGACTGCAGCGCCCGCGACGCGGTCGCCGCCATGAAGGCGACCCGCTCGACCTCGCTGCTGGTCAGGGAGGAGCCGGGGGCCGACGGGACGCCCGCACGGGTCGGCATCCTCAGCGACCGCGACCTGCGCGACGCGGTGATCCTGGACGGGGCGCCCGTGACCTCGCCGGTCGGGCCGCTCGCCAGCTATTCGATGATCTCGCTCGATATCGACGATTTCCTGTTCAACGCCCTGGTGGTGATGACCAAGCACGGCATCCGCCGCGTCGTCGTGACCGAGGGGGAGGCCATAGCCGGCATCCTGGAGCAGGTCGACCTCCTGGGCTTCCTGGCCAACAATTCCCACATCGTTGCGATCCGGGTCGAGCGGGCCTCCGACTTGGCGGACCTGCGCGCCGCCTCCGCCGAGATCCCGACGCTGATCCAGGCCCTGCATGGCAACGGCGTCAAGGTCCAGTTCATCGCCGAGATGGTCACGGCGCTCAACCGCCGGATCTTCGCCAAGCTGTTCGAGCTGCTGGCCCCGCCCGGCCTGCTGGAGAATTCCTGCCTGATCGTGATGGGCAGCGAGGGGCGCGGCGAGCAGATCCTGAAGACCGACCAGGACAACGGCCTTATCCTGCGCGACGGCTACACCTGCCCGGACCTGGAATCGATCACGGCGGAGTTCTCCCGGTCGCTGATCGAGTTCGGCTATCCCCAGTGTCCCGGCGGCATCATGGTCAACACGCCGGAATGGACCCGACCGCTGGCCGGGTACCGGGCGGCGATCCATGGCTGGGTCTACCATCCGGACGAGGCGGCGCAGCTCAATCTGGCGATCTTCTACGACGCGGCACCCGTGGCCGGCGACGCCACGCTGCTCGACCAGGCGCGCGACTACCTGATCGAGACGCTGTCCGCCAACGACATGTTCTTTTCTCATTTCGCGCGGCCGACGCTCAGCTTCGACACACCGATCGGGTTGTTCTCGCACCTCAAGGGGGAACAGCTCGATATCAAGAAGGGCGGAATCTTCCCGCTGGTCCACGGCGTGCGCAGCCTGGCGCTGGAGAAGCGCCTGCAGGAGCGCAACACGATCGACCGCATCCGGGCGCTCCAGACGCTCGGCGTGTTCGACGCGACTCTGGCGACCGAACTGACCGAGGCCCTGCTGGCGATGCTGGAGCTGCGCCTCAAGCTCCGGCTGGCGGCCGGCGAGACCGGCACCCAGACCGACAACTTCATCCGGCCGGACCAGTTGAACCGCCTGGAGCGGGACCTGTTGAAGGATTCGCTGTCGATCGTCAAGCGGTTCAAGGAATTCATCACCTACCACTTCCACCTGAAGATGTTCTGA
- a CDS encoding glycosyltransferase, with the protein MNAERPGSCGLGRTLEAIGPVAAAAGWPILVSDGGSTDGTPETARRHGARVVRAPRGRGSQLAAGAEALLADGGTEWLFFLHADSVPDPYWADEAARFAAAADNRDRAGYGRFALDDAAAPARRIERLVEWRCRRFGLPYGDQGLLIHRDLYREVGGFPAIGLMEDVAVVRRIGRRRLVPLPFAVTTSAERYRRGGYVRRPLRNLGCLALYLAGLPPDAVRRLYG; encoded by the coding sequence CTGAACGCGGAAAGGCCCGGCTCCTGCGGCCTGGGCCGGACGCTGGAAGCGATCGGCCCGGTTGCGGCGGCGGCAGGATGGCCGATCCTGGTGTCCGACGGCGGCTCGACCGACGGCACCCCGGAGACGGCCCGGCGGCACGGCGCGCGGGTCGTCCGGGCGCCGCGCGGACGCGGATCCCAGCTGGCCGCCGGCGCCGAGGCCCTGCTGGCGGACGGCGGGACGGAATGGCTGTTCTTCCTGCACGCCGACAGCGTGCCCGACCCTTACTGGGCGGATGAAGCGGCGCGCTTCGCCGCGGCGGCGGACAACCGCGACCGCGCCGGCTACGGGCGATTCGCGCTTGACGATGCCGCGGCGCCGGCCCGCCGGATCGAGCGGCTGGTCGAGTGGCGATGCCGCCGGTTCGGCTTGCCCTACGGCGACCAGGGCCTGCTGATTCATCGCGACCTGTACCGCGAGGTGGGCGGCTTCCCCGCCATCGGCCTGATGGAGGATGTCGCCGTCGTGCGCCGGATCGGCCGGCGCCGCCTGGTTCCCCTCCCCTTCGCCGTGACCACCTCGGCGGAGCGTTACCGGCGCGGCGGCTATGTCCGCCGGCCGCTGCGCAACCTCGGCTGCCTCGCCCTCTATCTGGCCGGCCTGCCGCCCGACGCCGTCCGCCGGCTCTACGGGTAA
- a CDS encoding sensor histidine kinase, with amino-acid sequence MPHSPRKEARARYRDESPEEMCRLIDDLRRELAISGLEREQAQIEAEDLREQATLYVQVCATLETRLEAMSEHLRQTERALAEVRRLREEDRIFRRSLERQLLASRVEAETAEEEFRVVLEELDQSSRELAEGNARLRDLNETLERQVDQRTADLKAVLADRDALIHEIHHQTRNNLQVISSLLNLQASRLEEPSAREVRKSFGRIQTMSLVHGLVFDDSSTADLPIGPLLVTVCDRTTADLGPFPGIAVRVTGGTGVVPLKAAVQLALIVSELVANALTHAYPPGDHGGDRNGTVEITVIGEPRVRAISVRDDGVGLDDSRTASRRGLGLLLVHTLARQVGARIRFASAGRPVARLRPERGTEVEIQLPQMD; translated from the coding sequence ATGCCCCATTCCCCCAGGAAGGAAGCGCGCGCCCGGTATCGGGATGAGTCGCCCGAGGAGATGTGCCGCCTGATCGACGATCTGCGTCGGGAGCTGGCGATCTCGGGGTTGGAGCGTGAGCAGGCGCAGATCGAAGCCGAGGACCTGCGCGAGCAGGCGACCCTGTATGTGCAGGTCTGCGCGACCCTGGAAACCCGGCTCGAAGCCATGTCCGAACACCTGCGCCAGACCGAGCGGGCACTCGCCGAAGTGCGGCGGCTGCGCGAGGAGGATCGGATCTTCCGGCGCTCGCTGGAGCGCCAGCTGCTGGCCAGCCGCGTGGAGGCCGAGACCGCCGAGGAGGAGTTCCGCGTCGTGCTGGAGGAACTCGACCAGTCGTCCCGCGAACTGGCCGAGGGCAACGCCCGCCTGCGCGACCTGAACGAGACGCTGGAACGCCAGGTCGACCAGCGCACCGCCGACCTGAAGGCGGTGCTCGCCGACCGGGATGCCCTGATCCACGAGATCCACCACCAGACCCGCAACAATCTCCAGGTCATATCGAGCCTGCTCAACCTTCAGGCGTCCCGCCTGGAGGAGCCGAGTGCCCGCGAGGTGCGGAAGAGCTTCGGGCGGATCCAGACCATGAGCCTCGTCCACGGCCTGGTGTTCGACGACAGCAGCACCGCCGACTTGCCGATCGGGCCGCTCCTCGTCACGGTCTGCGACCGGACGACGGCCGATCTGGGTCCCTTTCCCGGGATAGCGGTGCGGGTGACGGGCGGGACCGGAGTCGTTCCCCTGAAGGCCGCCGTGCAGCTTGCCCTGATCGTGTCCGAACTGGTCGCCAACGCGCTGACCCATGCCTACCCGCCCGGCGACCACGGAGGCGACCGGAACGGCACCGTCGAGATCACCGTCATCGGCGAACCGCGGGTGAGGGCGATCAGCGTCCGCGACGACGGCGTCGGCCTGGACGACAGCCGCACCGCGTCGCGCCGCGGCCTGGGCCTGCTGCTGGTCCACACCCTGGCGCGGCAGGTCGGCGCCCGGATACGCTTCGCGTCCGCCGGGAGACCGGTCGCTCGCCTGCGGCCGGAACGCGGCACCGAGGTTGAAATCCAGCTGCCGCAAATGGATTGA
- a CDS encoding mechanosensitive ion channel domain-containing protein, producing MMIDRIFGRSVLGLLMVLPLLALLLCGTPASAQVPSAALPGSAPTALAAEPEDPTRQIQDLLATLEDPVARERLTAQLRTLLQTRQETGQQEIEPPSSRVLEFMSERVGRLSRQMIAIGAVFADLPDTVEWLQGQATDEMRRDRWIQVGLQLVLAVGVGFLAGAAISRLLRGARLSIENRRSERVVARLPLVVLRTILEVVPIGVFAVAGYGTLSVTDPPLVVRLVALIVINATILIQLVLALTRGVLEPTAPNLRMLPIGDESAHYGYIWARRLAYTAVYGYFISEAAYMLGLPSGSYEALLKLVGLVITGMLVILILQNRRDIAEWLRGRPLGGGGNGAVEAQEIAAGNRSGAFRAARRRLADVWHILAILYLVVIYGIWALSVQDGFEFMLRATGLSILVLIAARIVVNLIDALIRRGFSISPEVKLQFPHLEERANRYLPILQRVIKAVVWFFALLALLNAWGVDSFAWLESPVGQRITSGAISIGVVLILAAVAWEVTSNLIEHYLTGTDRYGTRVERSARVRTLLPLLRNAVMVVLITVVALVTLSEIGVNIAPLLAGAGVIGLAIGFGSQTLVKDVITGLFILFEDTISVGDVVDVGGGHSGLVEAITIRTIKLRDQAGGVHSIPFSQVNSVLNLTKDFSYYVMDIGIGYGEDADRVIGVIKDLGAELQATPQFGRLILEPIEILGVDAFRDNAVIIKARIKTRPIQQWTVGREFNRRMKRRFDELAIEIPFPQRTIHIRNDGQVSAAAEPPAPAGSPPQALRA from the coding sequence ATGATGATCGACCGTATCTTCGGCCGGTCGGTGCTCGGCCTTCTGATGGTCCTGCCCCTGCTGGCCCTGCTGCTGTGCGGCACGCCCGCCTCCGCCCAGGTTCCCTCCGCGGCGCTGCCGGGGTCCGCTCCCACGGCGCTCGCCGCCGAGCCGGAGGACCCCACCAGGCAGATCCAGGATCTGCTGGCCACCCTGGAGGATCCCGTCGCCCGCGAACGGCTGACCGCCCAGCTCCGCACCCTGCTGCAGACCCGGCAGGAGACCGGGCAGCAAGAGATCGAGCCGCCCAGTTCGCGGGTGCTCGAATTCATGTCGGAGCGGGTCGGGCGCCTCAGCCGGCAGATGATCGCCATCGGCGCGGTCTTCGCCGACCTGCCGGACACGGTGGAGTGGCTCCAGGGGCAGGCGACCGACGAGATGCGCCGCGACCGCTGGATCCAGGTCGGGCTCCAGCTCGTCCTGGCGGTCGGCGTCGGCTTCCTGGCCGGCGCCGCCATCTCCCGCCTGCTGCGCGGCGCCCGGCTGTCGATCGAGAACCGCCGGAGCGAGCGCGTCGTGGCCCGCCTGCCGCTGGTGGTCCTGCGAACCATCCTCGAAGTGGTGCCGATCGGCGTCTTCGCCGTCGCCGGGTACGGCACCCTCTCCGTCACCGATCCGCCGCTGGTGGTGCGGCTGGTCGCGCTGATCGTGATCAACGCCACCATCCTGATCCAGCTCGTCCTGGCGCTGACCCGCGGCGTGCTGGAGCCCACCGCGCCGAACCTGCGGATGCTCCCCATCGGGGACGAATCGGCCCACTACGGCTATATCTGGGCCCGGCGACTCGCCTATACCGCGGTGTACGGCTACTTCATCTCGGAAGCGGCCTACATGCTCGGCCTGCCCAGCGGCTCCTACGAGGCGCTGCTGAAGCTGGTCGGGCTGGTGATCACCGGCATGCTGGTGATCCTGATCCTCCAGAACCGGCGCGACATCGCCGAATGGCTGCGCGGCCGTCCGCTGGGCGGCGGCGGCAATGGCGCCGTAGAGGCCCAGGAGATCGCGGCCGGCAACCGCAGCGGGGCGTTCCGCGCCGCCCGGCGCCGGCTGGCCGATGTGTGGCACATCCTGGCGATCCTGTACCTGGTGGTGATCTACGGGATCTGGGCGCTCAGCGTCCAGGACGGGTTCGAGTTCATGCTGCGGGCAACCGGGTTGTCGATCCTGGTGCTGATCGCGGCGCGGATCGTGGTGAACCTGATCGACGCCCTGATCCGCCGGGGCTTCTCGATCTCGCCCGAGGTCAAGCTGCAGTTCCCCCACCTGGAGGAGCGCGCCAACCGTTATCTGCCGATCCTTCAACGGGTGATCAAGGCGGTGGTCTGGTTCTTCGCCTTGCTGGCCCTGCTCAACGCCTGGGGTGTCGACAGCTTCGCCTGGCTGGAGTCGCCGGTCGGCCAGCGCATCACCTCGGGCGCCATCTCGATCGGCGTCGTCCTGATCCTGGCCGCGGTCGCGTGGGAGGTCACCAGCAACCTGATCGAGCATTACCTGACCGGAACCGACCGCTACGGTACTCGGGTCGAACGCAGCGCCCGGGTCCGCACCCTGCTGCCGCTGCTCCGCAACGCCGTCATGGTGGTACTGATCACGGTGGTGGCCCTGGTCACCCTGTCGGAGATCGGCGTCAACATAGCGCCGTTGCTGGCCGGTGCCGGCGTCATCGGCCTGGCGATCGGCTTCGGCTCCCAGACGCTGGTCAAGGACGTCATCACCGGCCTGTTCATCCTGTTCGAGGACACGATCTCGGTCGGCGACGTCGTCGACGTGGGCGGCGGCCACAGCGGCCTGGTCGAGGCGATCACGATCCGCACGATCAAGCTGCGCGACCAGGCCGGCGGCGTCCATTCGATCCCGTTCAGCCAGGTCAACTCGGTGCTGAACCTGACCAAGGACTTCTCCTATTACGTCATGGACATCGGCATCGGATACGGCGAGGACGCCGACCGGGTGATCGGCGTGATCAAGGACCTGGGCGCCGAGTTGCAGGCGACGCCGCAATTCGGCCGGCTGATCCTGGAGCCGATCGAGATCCTGGGCGTGGATGCCTTCCGCGACAATGCCGTCATCATCAAGGCCCGGATCAAGACCCGCCCGATCCAGCAATGGACCGTCGGGCGCGAGTTCAACCGCCGCATGAAGCGCCGGTTCGACGAACTGGCCATCGAGATCCCGTTCCCGCAACGCACGATCCACATCCGCAACGACGGCCAGGTGTCGGCGGCGGCCGAGCCGCCCGCACCGGCCGGCTCTCCGCCCCAGGCGCTCCGGGCTTGA
- a CDS encoding cation acetate symporter, protein MKRVIAAFAAASAVAAAALAVPGSAFAADAISGAVQKSATNWTAIVMFLAFVAGTLGITYWAASKTKSAKDFYAAGGGITGFQNGLAIAGDYMSAASFLGISALVYTSGFDGLIYSIGFLVGWPIILFLIAEQLRNLGKYTFADVASYRLQQTPIRTLAASGSLVVVALYLIAQMVGAGKLIQLLFGLQYNYAVILVGVLMVMYVTFGGMLATTWVQIIKAVLLLSGASFMALMVLVTYNFNFGALFQAAVDIHPKGIAIMEPGTLVKDPVSAISLGIALMFGTAGLPHILMRFFTVADAKEARKSVFYATGFIGYFYILTFIIGFGAIVLLMNDPNYFKLGADGVTYDKLKDMIGGTNMGAIHLSKAVGGDLFMGFISAVAFATILAVVSGLTLAGASAVSHDLYASVFRRGRVNEVQEIRVSKIATVVLGILAMVLGIAFEQQNIAFMVGLAFAIAASANFPIIVMSMFWSKLTTQGALVGGFLGLISATVMVILGPTVWEGVLGNAKGSAPFGYDNPAIFSVTLAFVGTWFFSIIDKSKNAAEEAAAYEAQYIRSQTGLGAEGASSH, encoded by the coding sequence ATGAAGCGCGTCATCGCAGCATTCGCGGCGGCATCGGCCGTCGCCGCGGCCGCTCTGGCCGTTCCGGGCTCGGCGTTCGCCGCCGACGCCATCTCCGGCGCCGTCCAGAAGTCGGCGACCAACTGGACCGCCATCGTCATGTTCCTGGCCTTCGTGGCGGGAACGCTGGGGATCACCTACTGGGCCGCGTCCAAGACCAAGTCGGCCAAGGACTTCTACGCCGCCGGCGGCGGCATCACCGGCTTCCAGAACGGCTTGGCGATCGCCGGCGACTACATGTCGGCGGCCTCGTTCCTCGGCATCTCGGCGCTGGTCTACACCTCGGGCTTCGACGGGCTGATCTACTCGATCGGCTTCCTGGTCGGCTGGCCGATCATCCTGTTCCTGATCGCGGAGCAGCTGCGCAACCTCGGCAAGTACACCTTCGCCGACGTCGCCTCCTACCGCCTGCAGCAGACCCCGATCCGCACCCTGGCGGCCTCCGGTTCGCTGGTCGTCGTGGCGCTCTACCTGATCGCCCAGATGGTCGGCGCCGGCAAGCTCATCCAGCTCCTGTTCGGCCTGCAGTACAACTACGCCGTCATCCTGGTCGGCGTGCTGATGGTCATGTACGTCACCTTCGGCGGCATGCTCGCCACCACCTGGGTGCAGATCATCAAGGCGGTCCTGCTGCTCTCCGGCGCGTCCTTCATGGCGCTGATGGTGCTGGTGACCTACAACTTCAATTTCGGCGCGCTGTTCCAGGCCGCGGTGGACATCCATCCCAAGGGCATCGCGATCATGGAGCCCGGCACCCTGGTCAAGGACCCGGTCTCGGCGATCTCGCTGGGCATCGCGCTGATGTTCGGCACCGCAGGATTGCCGCACATCCTGATGCGCTTCTTCACCGTCGCCGACGCCAAGGAGGCCCGCAAGTCGGTCTTCTACGCCACCGGCTTCATCGGCTACTTCTACATCCTGACCTTCATCATCGGCTTCGGCGCCATCGTCCTGCTGATGAACGACCCGAACTACTTCAAGCTGGGCGCGGACGGCGTCACCTACGACAAGCTGAAGGACATGATCGGCGGCACCAACATGGGCGCCATTCATCTGTCCAAGGCGGTCGGCGGCGACCTGTTCATGGGCTTCATCTCGGCCGTCGCCTTCGCGACCATCCTGGCGGTGGTGTCGGGCCTGACGCTGGCGGGCGCTTCCGCCGTGTCGCACGACCTCTACGCCTCGGTGTTCCGCCGCGGCCGGGTCAACGAGGTGCAGGAGATCCGGGTCTCGAAGATCGCGACCGTGGTCCTCGGCATCCTCGCCATGGTGCTCGGCATCGCCTTCGAGCAGCAGAACATCGCCTTCATGGTGGGCCTCGCCTTCGCCATCGCGGCCTCGGCCAATTTCCCGATCATCGTGATGTCCATGTTCTGGAGCAAGCTGACGACGCAGGGCGCCCTGGTCGGCGGCTTCCTGGGCCTGATCAGCGCTACCGTGATGGTGATCCTGGGGCCGACCGTGTGGGAAGGCGTGCTGGGCAACGCCAAGGGCAGCGCCCCGTTCGGCTACGACAACCCGGCGATCTTCTCGGTCACCCTGGCCTTCGTCGGGACTTGGTTCTTCTCGATCATCGACAAGAGCAAGAACGCCGCCGAAGAGGCCGCCGCTTACGAGGCGCAGTACATCCGCTCCCAGACCGGTCTTGGCGCCGAGGGTGCTTCGTCCCACTGA
- a CDS encoding DUF485 domain-containing protein, whose amino-acid sequence MQRELTTKIRNNPKFAELTQKRAAYGWLLSIVMLVIYYGFILVVAFAPKALGTPVFGVITLGIPLGALIIVSAFVLTGIYVRRANSEFDELNRQIIEDLK is encoded by the coding sequence ATGCAGCGAGAATTGACAACAAAAATCAGGAACAACCCCAAATTCGCAGAACTGACCCAGAAGCGTGCAGCCTATGGTTGGCTCCTGTCGATCGTGATGCTGGTGATCTACTACGGCTTCATCCTCGTGGTGGCCTTCGCTCCCAAGGCCCTGGGCACGCCCGTCTTCGGCGTCATCACCTTAGGCATTCCGCTCGGCGCGCTGATCATCGTCTCGGCCTTCGTGCTGACCGGTATCTACGTTCGTCGCGCCAATTCCGAGTTCGACGAACTGAACCGGCAGATCATCGAGGACCTGAAATAA
- a CDS encoding 3'-5' exonuclease → MLSDLRKSLNRRYLTDPAYAFLFDEDTSGESVALAVGASSFDAEHADLLEVVAIPIRGNRLLTSQRLHLKVGPSAPDSASPDQEQAALELLRFVGARPLVGYFLTFAVALIDRLVKPRIGVQTPNSVVEVSGLYYDHHRPSAGRPTADLRFDAILRDLDLPERGTPGPLADAVSSGLIYLTLRPPAA, encoded by the coding sequence ATGCTGTCGGACCTGCGCAAGTCGCTCAACCGCCGTTACCTGACCGATCCCGCCTATGCCTTCCTGTTCGATGAGGACACCAGCGGCGAATCGGTCGCCCTGGCCGTGGGTGCCAGCTCTTTCGACGCGGAGCACGCCGATCTGCTGGAGGTCGTGGCGATCCCGATTCGCGGCAACCGCTTGCTGACCAGCCAGCGGCTCCACCTCAAGGTCGGCCCGTCCGCGCCGGATTCCGCCTCCCCGGATCAGGAGCAGGCGGCGCTCGAACTGCTGCGCTTCGTCGGGGCGCGGCCGCTGGTGGGATATTTCCTGACCTTCGCGGTGGCGCTGATCGACCGGCTGGTCAAGCCGCGGATCGGCGTCCAGACTCCCAACTCGGTGGTCGAGGTGTCGGGTCTCTATTACGACCATCACCGGCCGTCGGCCGGACGGCCCACCGCCGATCTCCGGTTCGACGCGATCCTGCGCGACCTCGATCTGCCCGAGCGCGGAACTCCCGGCCCGCTGGCCGATGCCGTATCGTCCGGCCTGATCTATCTGACATTGCGCCCGCCTGCCGCGTGA